One segment of Streptomyces sp. TG1A-8 DNA contains the following:
- a CDS encoding serine/threonine-protein kinase produces MARKIGSRYTANQILGRGSAGTVWLGEGPDGPVAVKLLREDLASDQELVGRFVQERTALLGLEHPHIVSVRDLVVDGNDLALVMDLVRGTDLRTRLERERRLAPEAAVAIVADVADALAAAHAAGVVHRDVKPENVLLDMQGPLGPGGAHPALLTDFGVAKLIDSPKRTRATKIIGTPDYLAPEIVEGLPPRAAVDIYALATVLYELLAGFTPFGGGHPGAVLRRHVTETVVPLPGIPEELWQLIVQCLAKAPASRLRASELAARLREQLPLLAGMPPLDVDEPDAESQEQGPGEPAAPAASAEPPRRRGAVPLVPGARPDSNRDTHTSMRVPAPDELAGGARGTARAPRASGAPRPGSARHRAAARRRRITLGVAGVVLAAAVGFGAWAAASGGDRPPRDTHGTSAP; encoded by the coding sequence TTGGCACGGAAGATCGGCAGCCGGTACACCGCCAACCAGATCCTGGGACGGGGCAGCGCCGGCACGGTGTGGCTGGGCGAGGGACCGGACGGCCCCGTCGCCGTCAAGCTGCTGCGCGAGGACCTCGCCTCCGATCAGGAACTCGTCGGACGCTTCGTCCAGGAGCGCACCGCACTGCTCGGCCTGGAGCACCCGCACATCGTGTCCGTGCGCGACCTGGTGGTCGACGGCAACGACCTCGCGCTGGTCATGGACCTGGTCCGGGGCACGGACCTGCGCACCCGCCTGGAGCGCGAGCGGCGGCTCGCCCCGGAGGCGGCCGTCGCGATCGTCGCGGACGTGGCCGACGCGCTCGCCGCGGCCCACGCGGCCGGCGTCGTGCACCGGGACGTCAAGCCCGAGAACGTACTGCTGGACATGCAGGGCCCGCTCGGCCCCGGCGGCGCCCACCCGGCGCTGCTCACCGACTTCGGCGTCGCCAAGCTGATCGACTCCCCGAAGCGGACCCGCGCCACGAAGATCATCGGCACGCCCGACTACCTGGCCCCGGAGATCGTCGAGGGCCTGCCCCCGCGGGCCGCCGTGGACATCTACGCGCTGGCGACGGTCCTGTACGAGCTGCTCGCCGGCTTCACCCCCTTCGGCGGCGGCCACCCCGGCGCGGTCCTGCGCCGGCACGTCACCGAGACCGTCGTACCGCTGCCCGGCATCCCCGAGGAGCTGTGGCAGCTGATCGTGCAGTGCCTGGCCAAGGCCCCCGCCTCCCGGCTGCGCGCCTCGGAGCTGGCGGCGCGGCTGCGCGAGCAGCTGCCGCTGCTGGCCGGGATGCCCCCGCTCGACGTGGACGAGCCGGACGCGGAGTCCCAGGAGCAGGGCCCCGGGGAGCCCGCGGCACCGGCCGCGTCCGCGGAGCCCCCGCGCCGCCGGGGCGCGGTGCCCCTGGTCCCGGGGGCCAGGCCGGACTCCAACCGGGACACGCACACCTCGATGCGGGTGCCGGCCCCGGACGAGCTGGCCGGGGGAGCCCGGGGCACGGCGCGCGCGCCCCGCGCGTCCGGTGCGCCCCGGCCGGGCTCGGCCCGGCACCGGGCCGCCGCCCGCCGCCGCAGGATCACCCTGGGCGTCGCGGGGGTGGTGCTGGCCGCGGCCGTCGGCTTCGGCGCCTGGGCGGCGGCCTCGGGGGGCGACCGGCCGCCGCGGGACACCCACGGCACGTCGGCGCCCTGA
- a CDS encoding serine/threonine-protein kinase: MRPVGSKYLLEEPLGRGATGTVWRARQRETAGAEAAVPGQPGETVAIKVLKEELASDPDIVMRFLRERSVLLRLTHPNIVRVRDLVVEGDLLALVMDLVDGPDLHRYLRENGSFTPVAAALLTAQIADALAASHADGVVHRDLKPANVLLRQYDGQMHPMLTDFGIARLADSPGLTRTHEFVGTPAYVAPESAEGRPQTSAVDVYGAGILLYELVTGRPPFSGSTALEVLHQHLSAEPRRPSTVPDPLWTVIERCLRKDPGQRPSAENLARGLRVVAEGVGVHADAARIAAAEGVGALLAPDPAPAPVPGVPGAAGPTQVLPAGTPQGAYDPNAATSVLPHTGGPAGAADPTTVLPATGAADPTAVMPPLPQGRPGRQDEQDEQDEQQPHPWQTQLRAARDRNEQTQVQYLDPDEDPLRRRPQRQAARPQQQPRPAPQPRPQRPQPRGRQRPAADYGYPQQPQQYAPPQQPQRYAPPARPEPRPAREPRPARQRGANPMKIPGLGCLKGCLFTIVILVVAGWLVWELTPLHTWVGQGKGYWDQLTDWVGAVSDWVGKLDGSGTGN, encoded by the coding sequence GTGCGGCCAGTCGGCAGCAAGTACCTGCTCGAGGAGCCGCTCGGACGCGGCGCCACGGGCACCGTCTGGCGTGCCCGCCAGCGCGAGACCGCGGGCGCCGAGGCGGCCGTGCCCGGCCAGCCCGGCGAGACCGTCGCGATCAAGGTCCTCAAGGAGGAGCTGGCGAGCGACCCCGACATCGTGATGCGCTTCCTCAGGGAGCGCTCCGTCCTGCTCCGGCTCACCCACCCGAACATCGTCCGGGTCCGCGACCTGGTCGTCGAGGGCGACCTGCTGGCGCTGGTCATGGACCTCGTCGACGGCCCCGACCTGCACCGCTACCTGCGCGAGAACGGCTCCTTCACGCCGGTCGCCGCCGCCCTGCTGACCGCGCAGATCGCCGACGCCCTCGCCGCGAGCCACGCCGACGGCGTCGTCCACCGCGACCTGAAGCCCGCGAACGTGCTGCTCCGGCAGTACGACGGGCAGATGCACCCGATGCTGACCGACTTCGGCATCGCCCGTCTCGCCGACTCCCCGGGCCTGACCCGCACCCACGAGTTCGTCGGTACGCCCGCGTACGTCGCGCCGGAGTCCGCCGAGGGCCGCCCGCAGACTTCGGCCGTGGACGTCTACGGTGCCGGGATCCTGCTGTACGAGCTGGTCACCGGCCGTCCGCCGTTCTCCGGCAGCACCGCGCTCGAAGTGCTGCACCAGCACCTGAGCGCCGAGCCGCGCCGCCCCTCCACCGTCCCGGACCCGCTGTGGACGGTCATCGAGCGCTGCCTGCGCAAGGACCCCGGGCAACGGCCGAGCGCCGAGAACCTCGCGCGCGGGCTGCGCGTCGTCGCCGAGGGCGTCGGCGTGCACGCCGACGCCGCGCGGATCGCCGCCGCCGAGGGCGTGGGCGCCCTGCTGGCCCCCGACCCGGCCCCGGCCCCGGTCCCGGGCGTGCCCGGCGCCGCCGGCCCCACCCAGGTGCTGCCGGCGGGCACGCCGCAGGGGGCGTACGACCCGAACGCGGCGACCAGCGTCCTGCCGCACACCGGCGGCCCCGCCGGCGCGGCCGACCCCACCACCGTGCTGCCCGCCACCGGCGCGGCGGACCCGACCGCCGTCATGCCGCCGCTGCCCCAGGGCCGGCCCGGCCGGCAGGACGAGCAGGACGAGCAGGACGAGCAGCAGCCGCACCCGTGGCAGACCCAGCTGCGTGCCGCCCGCGACCGCAACGAGCAGACGCAGGTGCAGTACCTCGACCCCGACGAGGACCCGCTGCGCCGCCGCCCCCAGCGGCAGGCCGCCCGGCCGCAGCAGCAGCCGCGCCCGGCCCCGCAGCCGCGCCCCCAGCGTCCGCAGCCGCGCGGCCGGCAGCGCCCGGCGGCCGACTACGGCTACCCGCAGCAGCCGCAGCAGTACGCCCCGCCGCAGCAGCCGCAGCGGTACGCCCCGCCCGCCCGGCCCGAGCCGCGCCCCGCGCGTGAGCCCCGGCCGGCCCGGCAGCGCGGCGCCAACCCGATGAAGATCCCCGGACTGGGCTGCCTGAAGGGCTGCCTGTTCACGATCGTCATCCTGGTCGTCGCCGGCTGGCTGGTGTGGGAGCTGACCCCGCTGCACACCTGGGTCGGCCAGGGCAAGGGCTACTGGGACCAGCTGACCGACTGGGTCGGCGCCGTGAGCGACTGGGTCGGGAAGCTGGACGGCTCCGGCACCGGCAACTGA